TCTATCTTACGCTGGGCAGCGAGGCCAATCAGAATCATGAACACGATCAGGATCGGTAGTGTCAGCATCAGAATAACCCCGGACATCATATCCAGCTTGAACACATACAGCAAAATGACGATGGGTGTGAATCCTATGCCCAGCATGCGAGGAATGAATAGTTCGAGATACGCCTTAAATTGAGCTGTGCCCTCACGTGCCAGTGTAACCAGATGGCCTGTGCCCTCGGTCTTGGCATAACGCGGCCCAAGTCTGAACCACTGCTCCACCATCTGTCTGCGCAGATCAGTCCCTGTCCTCTCCGCATATCGTGATGTCACGAGTTGTAACCAGAAGGATAGAGCGTATCGGGCGGCAAAAGCAGCCAGGAACAGCAGCAGTACCGGGTACTGCTCCGTTACGGATGAACCTTCAAACAATGCCGTGATGGCCTGTGCCAGCCATTTGGCTTGCATAATGATCGTCATCGCCTGTAGCAGTACCAGCGCTGATGCCAGCGCGAGTACTGGCCGGATGCCCGGCAGCTTCAGCAGCCCCCGTTCCATATCAGTACTCCAGGTGGTGCTGCTCGTTCAGGCGTTTGCGGAAGATATAATAACTCCAGATCTGATAACCAAGAACAAATGGCAGCAGTGTACAAGCCACAATCGTCATGACTTTTAATGAATACGCACCAGATGCCGCATTGTATACGGTCAGGTCAAATGCAGAACCAAACGAACTCACCATGACTCTTGGGAACAGACCGATAAATACAGAGGCAAAGGCAATTGCAATCACAGCACCTGTCATACCAAAAGCCCAGCCTTCATGCTTCTGACGAACGAAGTATGCCGCAAGTGCAAGCGCGACTGCGCCAAGTACAACCATGATCCACAGTGCCCAACCGCGAACGGCGAACACATCGGTCATGAAATACGTCAATATCGCATACACGGCAAGCAGCGCAGCCAGCGGCAGCATCAATTTTTGCGCTGTATTCAAGGCACGCTCTCTGAGTTCCCCGACTGTTCGTAGTGAGGCAAACAGTAATCCATGAACCAGACACAGCAGGGTTACACTCAAACCGCCAATCACGGTGTACGGATTAACAATATCGAAGAATCCTGCACGCAACTGCATCTCTCCATCAATAGGCAGACCCTTCATGAACGTAGCAAAGACTACGCCGAACAGGAAAGGAAGGAGCGCGCTGGATACCACAATGATGATATCCCATGTTTTGCGCCAGCGCTGCTGTTTCATTTTACTGCGGAATTCGAAGGCAACCCCGCGACCAATCAAGGCGAGTAACACGACCACAAGCGGCAGGTAGAAGCCACTGAACATCGTGGCATACCAGTGCGGGAAGGCGGCAAACATCGCGCCCCCTGCTGTAATCAGCCATACTTCGTTACCATCCCAGAAGGGACCAATCGAGTTGATCAGGGTCCGGCGTTCACGGTCCGTTTTGGCAATAATGCCTGTAGACATCCCTACACCAAAATCAAAACCTTCCAAAAAGAAGAAACCGACAAACAATACGGCAATCAGCAAAAACCACAACTCACTTAGTGACAACGGAATAACCTCCATCCACGCCGAACGGATCGGCCGATTCATCGTGATCTTCCGGCTTATCGACCGCAAATGGCCCAGCCTTGATCTCACGTACGAACAGGTATACCATCACGATTCCAAGCACCGTATACGCGGCGGTAAAAGCAATGGTAGAGAACAGAATCATTCCTGCGGATACGTTCGGTGAGACACCGGCTTCGGTCGTCATATAGCCAAACACCGTCCACGGCTGCCTGCCAACCTCGGTCATGATCCAACCAGATGTATTAGCGATAAATGGCAGAGAAATAGCAAATACCATCAGACGCATGAACCACTTTCCTGCAACCTCCAGCTTCTTGCGCATGGCCAGTAACGTACCATACAGGGATAACAAAATCATTAAGCCACCTGCTGCGATCATAATGCGGAAACTCCAGAACGTTGTTCGTACCGGTGGGATGTAATTCCCCGGTCCATACGTCTGCTCATACTCGGCTTGAAGCTCCTTCATGCCTGTGACACTGCCGGAGAACTTGCTGTAGGACAGGTAACTGAGCAATCCAGGGATTTTGATCTCACCGGTATTCTCCTGTTTATCCGGATCGATAAAAGCAACCACCGTCCATGGTGCCGGATCTTCTGTCGTCGTCCATGTGCCTTCACTGGCTGCCATCTTCATCGGCTGTGTCTCCACCAGATATTGCGCCTGGAAATGCCCGGAGAAAGCTACACCCAATGAAGAAACAAGTCCAATGATGATCGCAATATTAAACGATTTACGGAAAATCTCCACATCCTGTTTCTTCATCAATTTGTAAGCACTTATCCCGGTTACGACGAAAGCCCCTGTCATCAATGCCCCGAAGATTGTATGTGGGAATTCGACGAGAAGCTGACCATTCGTGATCAGTGCCAGGAAATCATTCATCTCGGCTCGGCCGTTGTTGATCTCAAACCCGACGGGATGCTGCATAAATGAATTGGCTGCCAGAATCCACAGTGCGGACAGGAATGTCCCGACAAACACCAGCCAAATGCAGGCCAGATGCACTTTTTTGGACAAACGATCCCATCCGAATATCCACAAACCAATAAATGTAGACTCCATAAAAAACGCGAGTAACGCTTCAACCGCCAGTGGCGCACCAAACACGTCCCCCACAAACCGAGAGTACTCGGACCAGTTCATGCCGAACTGGAATTCTTGCAGAATACCTGTGACAACCCCAACGGCAAAGTTAATCAGGAACAGCTTGCCCCAGAACTTGGCCATCGTTTTGTAGATTTCCTTCCCCTTAACAACGTACAACGTCTCCATGATCGCAACCAACAGTACAAGACCGATGGATAGCGGGACAAAGAAGAAATGGAAGATCGTTGTAAGTGCATATTGGATACGCGATAACATAATCGGATCCATACCGTTACCCCTTCTTTCTGTTCACTTCGCAGTATGCGTATTTGGCATTGAAGCTGCACCTTCGCTGTCTGTCCGCCAAATACGTTGATGAACGTATTGTGCCAGATTCCCTATTTTATACATGTGAGAATTATCACAATCTTCGTCTCCAGAGCAAAAAAAAGTGACCTCGGTCACACAAAGGATAAAATTCAGCCTATTTGAAGCAATCTCATAATACTTTTAGCTGCTTTAGTGCAGATTCAAAAAATGAGGTTTTTAGTACCGAGATCCGAGAAGGTGGAATGCAGTTGGAAATGGGGTAGCGGAGCGCAGGAAAACTCTATAAAAGCTTGCCTACTTCATCTATTCATGGAAGATACTCATGTTTGGGACGGAATGCCCATATGTTAGTCTCAGGCATATCATGCGAAGTGCCGTAATGGCTTTACATATGAAGTGGAAGCATGAAGCACATGCATAGCGAAAGACGCTCCATATTACAGTCAAGGTGAGGTGAGCGATTCATGGAAAAACCTGTGCCGTTACCAGGTGAAGAATCCGAAGCCAGCCCGGATAAGGCCAGCGCAGCACAGCCCCCTGTACGATATGTTCTCTTCCCTCGCAAAGGAGGATGGTCATCCTTTCCCTATCCCGATATTGCTGCACTGCTGTCGATCGAGGGCGAGGTCTACTATGTCAGCAGCCTGACGCAAACAGTGGATGTACCTGCGGTTATCACCGTGATCTCCCTATCTGAAGCCGAGCAGCTATTGCTGGAACCCCGCACCGTGGCAGTGGTTACTCATCCCTACTGGCTCATGGCTGCAGCTTCGCTGGAACCAGAGCTATGTATTGCCCTGCTCCCTGAGCCTGCCGGAGACGAAGCATCTTCCCCCCTGTGGGAGAGCAGTATTTCCAAACTGGTGGGCATCGCCGATCTGGTCGGTACATCCTCCGAAACACGATATATGAAGCTGTTATTCCAAGGCGTACGCGCCATCTGGCTAGGAGGCGAAGATCATTCACCCGCGGGTACGATGCAAAAGGATGATCTCGAAGTCCCTCTCCGGGACTACGAACTGTTCTTCCTGCATGCGCTGCGGCAGATCCTGTCAGGCACTCCGGATAGCGTCACCCTGCTTCAATGCAGTGTACGTGCCGACTTCTATCGCCAGCTTCGAGCCAAAGCAGGTGCACATGAGACCATATCCTTTTTGCTGGCAGCTTATGAGTACTTGCTTGAAGATCCTCGGGCCATCCATTCGTTACAAGAAGCATTCACCCATGCAGTCATGAATGGTCGTAGTGATTGTGTGCTCTCCCACTATCGCTTCCTGTCTGCCATCCATGCCCGGGCCGGGCAGTTGGAGGACGCCTTGCTGGTGTACGGAATTAGTGCAGCCGACGAACAGGAACGACATCATTATGAACAGTTATGTCGCTGGTTGGAGGCAGGAGAAGATCAACTTGTACGAGCGGAATTATTGCGTATGAACGATGATTACGGAACCGCGCTGCGCATCCTGGACGAACTTGGCGGAGAAACCGCGAGACATTGGAAATTCCGCATTTATCAGGAGACAGGACGCGTGGAAGAGGCACTGGCTCTGGTGCATGCAGTCGATATTCAGGATGATGCCAGTCGCCAAGATTATCAGCAATTATCCGGAATTGCCCTGGCTCTGCGAGGGGACAGACACGGGGCAGTCAGACATTTTCTCGAAACGGCACTGGAGGATGAAGATGCCCTCGCCCGGATTGTCGAGCTGGAGCTGTTGGATCATGCTGTACAGCAATTGCTTGGGGAGGTGCCATGATGCTGGACCCGAAGAAGCGCAGACAACAGTTGAATGGGCCAATGGTGCACAGGGATATTCGAACCGAAACCACTTACATGCCAACGGAAACAGTCGATCGGACACATACAGACGCATTGGGAAATGGCGATCACGCGCCGGATCATGCACCACAAACGCAGGATATCCGAAGCCAAGTGCATCACTGGGGCGATTCTAAAGGTCTCGGAGAAAAGG
The window above is part of the Paenibacillus sp. 1781tsa1 genome. Proteins encoded here:
- the cydB gene encoding cytochrome d ubiquinol oxidase subunit II, which encodes MNRPIRSAWMEVIPLSLSELWFLLIAVLFVGFFFLEGFDFGVGMSTGIIAKTDRERRTLINSIGPFWDGNEVWLITAGGAMFAAFPHWYATMFSGFYLPLVVVLLALIGRGVAFEFRSKMKQQRWRKTWDIIIVVSSALLPFLFGVVFATFMKGLPIDGEMQLRAGFFDIVNPYTVIGGLSVTLLCLVHGLLFASLRTVGELRERALNTAQKLMLPLAALLAVYAILTYFMTDVFAVRGWALWIMVVLGAVALALAAYFVRQKHEGWAFGMTGAVIAIAFASVFIGLFPRVMVSSFGSAFDLTVYNAASGAYSLKVMTIVACTLLPFVLGYQIWSYYIFRKRLNEQHHLEY
- a CDS encoding cytochrome ubiquinol oxidase subunit I encodes the protein MDPIMLSRIQYALTTIFHFFFVPLSIGLVLLVAIMETLYVVKGKEIYKTMAKFWGKLFLINFAVGVVTGILQEFQFGMNWSEYSRFVGDVFGAPLAVEALLAFFMESTFIGLWIFGWDRLSKKVHLACIWLVFVGTFLSALWILAANSFMQHPVGFEINNGRAEMNDFLALITNGQLLVEFPHTIFGALMTGAFVVTGISAYKLMKKQDVEIFRKSFNIAIIIGLVSSLGVAFSGHFQAQYLVETQPMKMAASEGTWTTTEDPAPWTVVAFIDPDKQENTGEIKIPGLLSYLSYSKFSGSVTGMKELQAEYEQTYGPGNYIPPVRTTFWSFRIMIAAGGLMILLSLYGTLLAMRKKLEVAGKWFMRLMVFAISLPFIANTSGWIMTEVGRQPWTVFGYMTTEAGVSPNVSAGMILFSTIAFTAAYTVLGIVMVYLFVREIKAGPFAVDKPEDHDESADPFGVDGGYSVVTK
- a CDS encoding lipopolysaccharide assembly protein LapB, with product MEKPVPLPGEESEASPDKASAAQPPVRYVLFPRKGGWSSFPYPDIAALLSIEGEVYYVSSLTQTVDVPAVITVISLSEAEQLLLEPRTVAVVTHPYWLMAAASLEPELCIALLPEPAGDEASSPLWESSISKLVGIADLVGTSSETRYMKLLFQGVRAIWLGGEDHSPAGTMQKDDLEVPLRDYELFFLHALRQILSGTPDSVTLLQCSVRADFYRQLRAKAGAHETISFLLAAYEYLLEDPRAIHSLQEAFTHAVMNGRSDCVLSHYRFLSAIHARAGQLEDALLVYGISAADEQERHHYEQLCRWLEAGEDQLVRAELLRMNDDYGTALRILDELGGETARHWKFRIYQETGRVEEALALVHAVDIQDDASRQDYQQLSGIALALRGDRHGAVRHFLETALEDEDALARIVELELLDHAVQQLLGEVP